One stretch of Chelonia mydas isolate rCheMyd1 chromosome 17, rCheMyd1.pri.v2, whole genome shotgun sequence DNA includes these proteins:
- the LOC102934992 gene encoding transient receptor potential cation channel subfamily V member 2 isoform X3, translating into MDISNATVRKPGLSQNRLMGVLETDDSIQESADGKQGESKGAKGGKEEPPPLETPYKKESSDFDPKIKINLNYRPGLSSNSQKDPNRFERDRLFGAVLRGNPAELHGLLDYLSRTSKFLSNSEYTDAKTGKTCLMKALLNLKDGTNATIPLLLEIDQKTETPRPLVNAACTNSYYAGQTALHIAIEKRHLDLVKLLVENGADVHARAHGEFFRKKKEGVCFYFGELPLSLAACTNQLDVIKYLLDNPYQKARLQKQDSLGNTVLHALVMIADDTEQNTELVSKMYDEILKAGTKINPAEKLEEIVNWAGLTPLKLAAKEGKVEIFRHILQREIKDPEYRHLSRKFTEWSYGPVHVSLYDLSSVDSYEKNSVLEILAESSDTPNRYKMVVLEPLNKLLQHKWDSFAARRFYLSFFSYFIFMAIFTVLAYHRPLQLQSLFPTEFTAISFLQLTGQIVVFLGGFYLIIAQGLYFSRRWRNLKNVFSDGCIEVFLLLQAISLLLSAVLYIVGSEDYVPMMVFSLLLGWVNMLYYTRGFQWTGIYCVMIQKTILRDLLRFLMVYVIFLFGFAAALVTLTGHAPPTSQNKSVTQEDGDKGHVVYSGLLSTSLELFKFTIGMGDLEFQEQVKFKYFVLLLLLLFVILTYILLLNMLIALMSETVTSVSGYSKSVWKLQRAISILEIEKSWLWCPRRRQRSGCFLSVSLDDKKDERWCFRVEEINWANWEKELGVIKEDPGNSRDLEIESLVKRVRDRMSRAQANSAELEEQLLLHPINQ; encoded by the exons ATGGATATCTCAAACGCTACGGTCAGGAAGCCAGGCCTGTCACAGAACAGGCTGATGGGTGTGTTAGAAACAGATGACAGCATCCAGGAAAGTGCAGATGGTAAACAGGGAGAAAGCAAAGGGGCcaaaggagggaaggaagaacCACCACCCCTGGAGACTCCTTACAAGAAAGAGAGCAGTGACTTTGATCCAAAAATCAAGATTAACTTGAATTATCGACCAGGACTTTCCAGCAA TAGCCAAAAGGACCCAAATCGCTTTGAAAGAGATCGGCTCTTTGGTGCTGTCTTGAGGGGTAACCCGGCGGAGCTGCATGGTTTGCTTGATTACTTGAGCAGGACCTCCAAATTTCTCTCCAATTCAGAATATACAG ATGCCAAGACAGGTAAGACCTGCTTAATGAAAGCCCTGCTGAATTTAAAAGATGGGACAAATGCCACTATCCCACTGTTGCTAGAAATAGACCAGAAGACTGAGACTCCAAGGCCACTTGTCAATGCTGCATGCACCAATAGTTACTATGCAG GTCAGACTGCACTCCACATTGCCATAGAGAAGAGGCACCTAGATTTAGTGAAACTGCTGGTAGAGAATGGAGCCGATGTCCATGCCAGAGCCCATGGCGAATTCTTCAGGAAGAAGAAAGAAggagtgtgtttttattttg GTGAACTTCCCCTCTCCTTGGCTGCTTGCACCAACCAGCTTGATGTGATAAAATACCTCCTTGATAACCCCTACCAGAAAGCCAGACTCCAGAAACAGGATTCCCTGGGCAACACGGTTCTCCATGCCCTGGTGATGATCGCAGATGACACCGAGCAGAACACTGAGTTAGTGAGCAAGATGTATGATGAGATCTTAAAGGCAGGCACGAAGATTAACCCAGCAGAGAAGCTCGAGGAGATAGTGAACTGGGCTGGGTTAACGCCACTGAAACTGGCTGCCAAGGAGGGCAAAGTAGAG ATCTTCAGACACATTCTCCAAAGAGAGATCAAGGATCCAGAGTACCGGCACCTGTCTCGCAAGTTCACTGAATGGAGCTATGGACCCGTCCATGTATCTCTCTATGACTTGTCCTCTGTAGATAGTTATGAGAAAAACTCTGTGCTGGAGATCCTTGCTGAGAGCAGTGACACACCA AATCGATACAAGATGGTGGTTTTGGAGCCGCTGAACAAACTGCTCCAGCACAAATGGGACTCATTTGCTGCCAGGAGATTTTACTTAagttttttctcttattttatatTCATGGCCATCTTCACGGTCCTTGCCTACCATCGTCCCCTGCAGTTACAG TCTCTGTTTCCTACAGAGTTCACAGCTATCAGCTTCCTGCAGCTCACTGGACAGATCGTTGTTTTCCTGGGAGGCTTTTATCTCATAATTGCTCAG GGTCTGTACTTTTCGAGGAGGTGGCGGAACCTGAAGAACGTGTTCTCCGATGGCTGCATTGAGGTCTTTCT cttgcTCCAGGCAATCTCGCTGCTGCTTTCAGCTGTCCTGTATATTGTGGGTTCAGAAGACTATGTACCCATGATGGTATTCTCCTTACTGCTGGGATGGGTGAACATGCTCTACTACACTCGGGGCTTCCAGTGGACTGGGATCTATTGTGTCATGATACAGAAG ACCATCCTGAGGGACCTGCTGCGTTTCCTCATGGTTTATGTGATCTTCCTCTTTGGCTTTGCAGCAG CTCTGGTCACCCTCACAGGGCATGCTCCTCCAACTTCCCAGAACAAGTCTGTTACCCAAGAGGATGGCGATAAAGGCCACGTTGTGTACAGTGGGTTGCTGAGCACCTCCTTGGAGCTCTTCAAGTTCACCATCGGCATGGGGGACCTGGAGTTCCAGGAGCAAGTGAAATTCAAATACtttgtcctgctgctgctgctgctgtttgtgatCCTGACCTACATCCTCCTGCTCAACATGCTGATCGCCCTGATGAGCGAGACTGTCACCAGTGTCTCTGGTTACAGCAAGAGTGTCTGGAAGCTGCAG AGAGCCATTTCCATTCTGGAAATAGAGAAGTCCTGGCTGTGGTGCCCAAGAAGAAGGCAGAGATCTGGCTGCTTCTTGTCTGTGAGCCTTGATGATAAGAAAGATGAGAGATGGTGTTTCAG AGTGGAGGAGATTAACTGGGCCAACTGGGAaaaggagctgggagtcatcaaggaggatcctgggaactccaGAGACTTGGAAATAGAATCCCTAG TGAAGAGAGTGCGGGACAGGATGTCACGGGCGCAAGCAAACTCAGCAGAACTGGAGGAGCAGTTGCTATTACATCCCATCAACCAGTAA
- the LOC102934992 gene encoding transient receptor potential cation channel subfamily V member 2 isoform X7, translating into MDISNATVRKPGLSQNRLMGVLETDDSIQESADGKQGESKGAKGGKEEPPPLETPYKKESSDFDPKIKINLNYRPGLSSNSQKDPNRFERDRLFGAVLRGNPAELHGLLDYLSRTSKFLSNSEYTDAKTGQTALHIAIEKRHLDLVKLLVENGADVHARAHGEFFRKKKEGVCFYFGELPLSLAACTNQLDVIKYLLDNPYQKARLQKQDSLGNTVLHALVMIADDTEQNTELVSKMYDEILKAGTKINPAEKLEEIVNWAGLTPLKLAAKEGKVEIFRHILQREIKDPEYRHLSRKFTEWSYGPVHVSLYDLSSVDSYEKNSVLEILAESSDTPNRYKMVVLEPLNKLLQHKWDSFAARRFYLSFFSYFIFMAIFTVLAYHRPLQLQSLFPTEFTAISFLQLTGQIVVFLGGFYLIIAQGLYFSRRWRNLKNVFSDGCIEVFLLLQAISLLLSAVLYIVGSEDYVPMMVFSLLLGWVNMLYYTRGFQWTGIYCVMIQKTILRDLLRFLMVYVIFLFGFAAALVTLTGHAPPTSQNKSVTQEDGDKGHVVYSGLLSTSLELFKFTIGMGDLEFQEQVKFKYFVLLLLLLFVILTYILLLNMLIALMSETVTSVSGYSKSVWKLQRAISILEIEKSWLWCPRRRQRSGCFLSVSLDDKKDERWCFRHHVVLDVYCLVLQPGDCPSLFHGPFLLEWGPLTCKLDPERKAAGLSLSGLSVAVELPNQMPPGLAYASTVLFPLMFAMLDAVV; encoded by the exons ATGGATATCTCAAACGCTACGGTCAGGAAGCCAGGCCTGTCACAGAACAGGCTGATGGGTGTGTTAGAAACAGATGACAGCATCCAGGAAAGTGCAGATGGTAAACAGGGAGAAAGCAAAGGGGCcaaaggagggaaggaagaacCACCACCCCTGGAGACTCCTTACAAGAAAGAGAGCAGTGACTTTGATCCAAAAATCAAGATTAACTTGAATTATCGACCAGGACTTTCCAGCAA TAGCCAAAAGGACCCAAATCGCTTTGAAAGAGATCGGCTCTTTGGTGCTGTCTTGAGGGGTAACCCGGCGGAGCTGCATGGTTTGCTTGATTACTTGAGCAGGACCTCCAAATTTCTCTCCAATTCAGAATATACAG ATGCCAAGACAG GTCAGACTGCACTCCACATTGCCATAGAGAAGAGGCACCTAGATTTAGTGAAACTGCTGGTAGAGAATGGAGCCGATGTCCATGCCAGAGCCCATGGCGAATTCTTCAGGAAGAAGAAAGAAggagtgtgtttttattttg GTGAACTTCCCCTCTCCTTGGCTGCTTGCACCAACCAGCTTGATGTGATAAAATACCTCCTTGATAACCCCTACCAGAAAGCCAGACTCCAGAAACAGGATTCCCTGGGCAACACGGTTCTCCATGCCCTGGTGATGATCGCAGATGACACCGAGCAGAACACTGAGTTAGTGAGCAAGATGTATGATGAGATCTTAAAGGCAGGCACGAAGATTAACCCAGCAGAGAAGCTCGAGGAGATAGTGAACTGGGCTGGGTTAACGCCACTGAAACTGGCTGCCAAGGAGGGCAAAGTAGAG ATCTTCAGACACATTCTCCAAAGAGAGATCAAGGATCCAGAGTACCGGCACCTGTCTCGCAAGTTCACTGAATGGAGCTATGGACCCGTCCATGTATCTCTCTATGACTTGTCCTCTGTAGATAGTTATGAGAAAAACTCTGTGCTGGAGATCCTTGCTGAGAGCAGTGACACACCA AATCGATACAAGATGGTGGTTTTGGAGCCGCTGAACAAACTGCTCCAGCACAAATGGGACTCATTTGCTGCCAGGAGATTTTACTTAagttttttctcttattttatatTCATGGCCATCTTCACGGTCCTTGCCTACCATCGTCCCCTGCAGTTACAG TCTCTGTTTCCTACAGAGTTCACAGCTATCAGCTTCCTGCAGCTCACTGGACAGATCGTTGTTTTCCTGGGAGGCTTTTATCTCATAATTGCTCAG GGTCTGTACTTTTCGAGGAGGTGGCGGAACCTGAAGAACGTGTTCTCCGATGGCTGCATTGAGGTCTTTCT cttgcTCCAGGCAATCTCGCTGCTGCTTTCAGCTGTCCTGTATATTGTGGGTTCAGAAGACTATGTACCCATGATGGTATTCTCCTTACTGCTGGGATGGGTGAACATGCTCTACTACACTCGGGGCTTCCAGTGGACTGGGATCTATTGTGTCATGATACAGAAG ACCATCCTGAGGGACCTGCTGCGTTTCCTCATGGTTTATGTGATCTTCCTCTTTGGCTTTGCAGCAG CTCTGGTCACCCTCACAGGGCATGCTCCTCCAACTTCCCAGAACAAGTCTGTTACCCAAGAGGATGGCGATAAAGGCCACGTTGTGTACAGTGGGTTGCTGAGCACCTCCTTGGAGCTCTTCAAGTTCACCATCGGCATGGGGGACCTGGAGTTCCAGGAGCAAGTGAAATTCAAATACtttgtcctgctgctgctgctgctgtttgtgatCCTGACCTACATCCTCCTGCTCAACATGCTGATCGCCCTGATGAGCGAGACTGTCACCAGTGTCTCTGGTTACAGCAAGAGTGTCTGGAAGCTGCAG AGAGCCATTTCCATTCTGGAAATAGAGAAGTCCTGGCTGTGGTGCCCAAGAAGAAGGCAGAGATCTGGCTGCTTCTTGTCTGTGAGCCTTGATGATAAGAAAGATGAGAGATGGTGTTTCAG GCATCATGTAGTGCTAGATGTCTACTGCCTTGTGTTACAGCCAGGAGACTGTCCTTCTCTCTTCCACGGCCCCTTTCTCCTGGAATGGGGCCCTTTGACCTGCAAGCTGGATCCTGAAAGGAAAGCCGCTGGACTCAGTCTGAGTGGTTTGTCAGTTGCAGTGGAATTACCAAATCAAATGCCCCCTGGCCTTGCCTACGCTAGTACTGTACTGTTTCCACTGATGTTCGCAATGCTGGATGCTGTGGTGTAG
- the LOC102934992 gene encoding transient receptor potential cation channel subfamily V member 2 isoform X2 codes for MDISNATVRKPGLSQNRLMGVLETDDSIQESADGKQGESKGAKGGKEEPPPLETPYKKESSDFDPKIKINLNYRPGLSSNQKDPNRFERDRLFGAVLRGNPAELHGLLDYLSRTSKFLSNSEYTDAKTGKTCLMKALLNLKDGTNATIPLLLEIDQKTETPRPLVNAACTNSYYAGQTALHIAIEKRHLDLVKLLVENGADVHARAHGEFFRKKKEGVCFYFGELPLSLAACTNQLDVIKYLLDNPYQKARLQKQDSLGNTVLHALVMIADDTEQNTELVSKMYDEILKAGTKINPAEKLEEIVNWAGLTPLKLAAKEGKVEIFRHILQREIKDPEYRHLSRKFTEWSYGPVHVSLYDLSSVDSYEKNSVLEILAESSDTPNRYKMVVLEPLNKLLQHKWDSFAARRFYLSFFSYFIFMAIFTVLAYHRPLQLQSLFPTEFTAISFLQLTGQIVVFLGGFYLIIAQGLYFSRRWRNLKNVFSDGCIEVFLLLQAISLLLSAVLYIVGSEDYVPMMVFSLLLGWVNMLYYTRGFQWTGIYCVMIQKTILRDLLRFLMVYVIFLFGFAAALVTLTGHAPPTSQNKSVTQEDGDKGHVVYSGLLSTSLELFKFTIGMGDLEFQEQVKFKYFVLLLLLLFVILTYILLLNMLIALMSETVTSVSGYSKSVWKLQRAISILEIEKSWLWCPRRRQRSGCFLSVSLDDKKDERWCFRHHVVLDVYCLVLQPGDCPSLFHGPFLLEWGPLTCKLDPERKAAGLSLSGLSVAVELPNQMPPGLAYASTVLFPLMFAMLDAVV; via the exons ATGGATATCTCAAACGCTACGGTCAGGAAGCCAGGCCTGTCACAGAACAGGCTGATGGGTGTGTTAGAAACAGATGACAGCATCCAGGAAAGTGCAGATGGTAAACAGGGAGAAAGCAAAGGGGCcaaaggagggaaggaagaacCACCACCCCTGGAGACTCCTTACAAGAAAGAGAGCAGTGACTTTGATCCAAAAATCAAGATTAACTTGAATTATCGACCAGGACTTTCCAGCAA CCAAAAGGACCCAAATCGCTTTGAAAGAGATCGGCTCTTTGGTGCTGTCTTGAGGGGTAACCCGGCGGAGCTGCATGGTTTGCTTGATTACTTGAGCAGGACCTCCAAATTTCTCTCCAATTCAGAATATACAG ATGCCAAGACAGGTAAGACCTGCTTAATGAAAGCCCTGCTGAATTTAAAAGATGGGACAAATGCCACTATCCCACTGTTGCTAGAAATAGACCAGAAGACTGAGACTCCAAGGCCACTTGTCAATGCTGCATGCACCAATAGTTACTATGCAG GTCAGACTGCACTCCACATTGCCATAGAGAAGAGGCACCTAGATTTAGTGAAACTGCTGGTAGAGAATGGAGCCGATGTCCATGCCAGAGCCCATGGCGAATTCTTCAGGAAGAAGAAAGAAggagtgtgtttttattttg GTGAACTTCCCCTCTCCTTGGCTGCTTGCACCAACCAGCTTGATGTGATAAAATACCTCCTTGATAACCCCTACCAGAAAGCCAGACTCCAGAAACAGGATTCCCTGGGCAACACGGTTCTCCATGCCCTGGTGATGATCGCAGATGACACCGAGCAGAACACTGAGTTAGTGAGCAAGATGTATGATGAGATCTTAAAGGCAGGCACGAAGATTAACCCAGCAGAGAAGCTCGAGGAGATAGTGAACTGGGCTGGGTTAACGCCACTGAAACTGGCTGCCAAGGAGGGCAAAGTAGAG ATCTTCAGACACATTCTCCAAAGAGAGATCAAGGATCCAGAGTACCGGCACCTGTCTCGCAAGTTCACTGAATGGAGCTATGGACCCGTCCATGTATCTCTCTATGACTTGTCCTCTGTAGATAGTTATGAGAAAAACTCTGTGCTGGAGATCCTTGCTGAGAGCAGTGACACACCA AATCGATACAAGATGGTGGTTTTGGAGCCGCTGAACAAACTGCTCCAGCACAAATGGGACTCATTTGCTGCCAGGAGATTTTACTTAagttttttctcttattttatatTCATGGCCATCTTCACGGTCCTTGCCTACCATCGTCCCCTGCAGTTACAG TCTCTGTTTCCTACAGAGTTCACAGCTATCAGCTTCCTGCAGCTCACTGGACAGATCGTTGTTTTCCTGGGAGGCTTTTATCTCATAATTGCTCAG GGTCTGTACTTTTCGAGGAGGTGGCGGAACCTGAAGAACGTGTTCTCCGATGGCTGCATTGAGGTCTTTCT cttgcTCCAGGCAATCTCGCTGCTGCTTTCAGCTGTCCTGTATATTGTGGGTTCAGAAGACTATGTACCCATGATGGTATTCTCCTTACTGCTGGGATGGGTGAACATGCTCTACTACACTCGGGGCTTCCAGTGGACTGGGATCTATTGTGTCATGATACAGAAG ACCATCCTGAGGGACCTGCTGCGTTTCCTCATGGTTTATGTGATCTTCCTCTTTGGCTTTGCAGCAG CTCTGGTCACCCTCACAGGGCATGCTCCTCCAACTTCCCAGAACAAGTCTGTTACCCAAGAGGATGGCGATAAAGGCCACGTTGTGTACAGTGGGTTGCTGAGCACCTCCTTGGAGCTCTTCAAGTTCACCATCGGCATGGGGGACCTGGAGTTCCAGGAGCAAGTGAAATTCAAATACtttgtcctgctgctgctgctgctgtttgtgatCCTGACCTACATCCTCCTGCTCAACATGCTGATCGCCCTGATGAGCGAGACTGTCACCAGTGTCTCTGGTTACAGCAAGAGTGTCTGGAAGCTGCAG AGAGCCATTTCCATTCTGGAAATAGAGAAGTCCTGGCTGTGGTGCCCAAGAAGAAGGCAGAGATCTGGCTGCTTCTTGTCTGTGAGCCTTGATGATAAGAAAGATGAGAGATGGTGTTTCAG GCATCATGTAGTGCTAGATGTCTACTGCCTTGTGTTACAGCCAGGAGACTGTCCTTCTCTCTTCCACGGCCCCTTTCTCCTGGAATGGGGCCCTTTGACCTGCAAGCTGGATCCTGAAAGGAAAGCCGCTGGACTCAGTCTGAGTGGTTTGTCAGTTGCAGTGGAATTACCAAATCAAATGCCCCCTGGCCTTGCCTACGCTAGTACTGTACTGTTTCCACTGATGTTCGCAATGCTGGATGCTGTGGTGTAG
- the LOC102934992 gene encoding transient receptor potential cation channel subfamily V member 2 isoform X1 has protein sequence MDISNATVRKPGLSQNRLMGVLETDDSIQESADGKQGESKGAKGGKEEPPPLETPYKKESSDFDPKIKINLNYRPGLSSNSQKDPNRFERDRLFGAVLRGNPAELHGLLDYLSRTSKFLSNSEYTDAKTGKTCLMKALLNLKDGTNATIPLLLEIDQKTETPRPLVNAACTNSYYAGQTALHIAIEKRHLDLVKLLVENGADVHARAHGEFFRKKKEGVCFYFGELPLSLAACTNQLDVIKYLLDNPYQKARLQKQDSLGNTVLHALVMIADDTEQNTELVSKMYDEILKAGTKINPAEKLEEIVNWAGLTPLKLAAKEGKVEIFRHILQREIKDPEYRHLSRKFTEWSYGPVHVSLYDLSSVDSYEKNSVLEILAESSDTPNRYKMVVLEPLNKLLQHKWDSFAARRFYLSFFSYFIFMAIFTVLAYHRPLQLQSLFPTEFTAISFLQLTGQIVVFLGGFYLIIAQGLYFSRRWRNLKNVFSDGCIEVFLLLQAISLLLSAVLYIVGSEDYVPMMVFSLLLGWVNMLYYTRGFQWTGIYCVMIQKTILRDLLRFLMVYVIFLFGFAAALVTLTGHAPPTSQNKSVTQEDGDKGHVVYSGLLSTSLELFKFTIGMGDLEFQEQVKFKYFVLLLLLLFVILTYILLLNMLIALMSETVTSVSGYSKSVWKLQRAISILEIEKSWLWCPRRRQRSGCFLSVSLDDKKDERWCFRHHVVLDVYCLVLQPGDCPSLFHGPFLLEWGPLTCKLDPERKAAGLSLSGLSVAVELPNQMPPGLAYASTVLFPLMFAMLDAVV, from the exons ATGGATATCTCAAACGCTACGGTCAGGAAGCCAGGCCTGTCACAGAACAGGCTGATGGGTGTGTTAGAAACAGATGACAGCATCCAGGAAAGTGCAGATGGTAAACAGGGAGAAAGCAAAGGGGCcaaaggagggaaggaagaacCACCACCCCTGGAGACTCCTTACAAGAAAGAGAGCAGTGACTTTGATCCAAAAATCAAGATTAACTTGAATTATCGACCAGGACTTTCCAGCAA TAGCCAAAAGGACCCAAATCGCTTTGAAAGAGATCGGCTCTTTGGTGCTGTCTTGAGGGGTAACCCGGCGGAGCTGCATGGTTTGCTTGATTACTTGAGCAGGACCTCCAAATTTCTCTCCAATTCAGAATATACAG ATGCCAAGACAGGTAAGACCTGCTTAATGAAAGCCCTGCTGAATTTAAAAGATGGGACAAATGCCACTATCCCACTGTTGCTAGAAATAGACCAGAAGACTGAGACTCCAAGGCCACTTGTCAATGCTGCATGCACCAATAGTTACTATGCAG GTCAGACTGCACTCCACATTGCCATAGAGAAGAGGCACCTAGATTTAGTGAAACTGCTGGTAGAGAATGGAGCCGATGTCCATGCCAGAGCCCATGGCGAATTCTTCAGGAAGAAGAAAGAAggagtgtgtttttattttg GTGAACTTCCCCTCTCCTTGGCTGCTTGCACCAACCAGCTTGATGTGATAAAATACCTCCTTGATAACCCCTACCAGAAAGCCAGACTCCAGAAACAGGATTCCCTGGGCAACACGGTTCTCCATGCCCTGGTGATGATCGCAGATGACACCGAGCAGAACACTGAGTTAGTGAGCAAGATGTATGATGAGATCTTAAAGGCAGGCACGAAGATTAACCCAGCAGAGAAGCTCGAGGAGATAGTGAACTGGGCTGGGTTAACGCCACTGAAACTGGCTGCCAAGGAGGGCAAAGTAGAG ATCTTCAGACACATTCTCCAAAGAGAGATCAAGGATCCAGAGTACCGGCACCTGTCTCGCAAGTTCACTGAATGGAGCTATGGACCCGTCCATGTATCTCTCTATGACTTGTCCTCTGTAGATAGTTATGAGAAAAACTCTGTGCTGGAGATCCTTGCTGAGAGCAGTGACACACCA AATCGATACAAGATGGTGGTTTTGGAGCCGCTGAACAAACTGCTCCAGCACAAATGGGACTCATTTGCTGCCAGGAGATTTTACTTAagttttttctcttattttatatTCATGGCCATCTTCACGGTCCTTGCCTACCATCGTCCCCTGCAGTTACAG TCTCTGTTTCCTACAGAGTTCACAGCTATCAGCTTCCTGCAGCTCACTGGACAGATCGTTGTTTTCCTGGGAGGCTTTTATCTCATAATTGCTCAG GGTCTGTACTTTTCGAGGAGGTGGCGGAACCTGAAGAACGTGTTCTCCGATGGCTGCATTGAGGTCTTTCT cttgcTCCAGGCAATCTCGCTGCTGCTTTCAGCTGTCCTGTATATTGTGGGTTCAGAAGACTATGTACCCATGATGGTATTCTCCTTACTGCTGGGATGGGTGAACATGCTCTACTACACTCGGGGCTTCCAGTGGACTGGGATCTATTGTGTCATGATACAGAAG ACCATCCTGAGGGACCTGCTGCGTTTCCTCATGGTTTATGTGATCTTCCTCTTTGGCTTTGCAGCAG CTCTGGTCACCCTCACAGGGCATGCTCCTCCAACTTCCCAGAACAAGTCTGTTACCCAAGAGGATGGCGATAAAGGCCACGTTGTGTACAGTGGGTTGCTGAGCACCTCCTTGGAGCTCTTCAAGTTCACCATCGGCATGGGGGACCTGGAGTTCCAGGAGCAAGTGAAATTCAAATACtttgtcctgctgctgctgctgctgtttgtgatCCTGACCTACATCCTCCTGCTCAACATGCTGATCGCCCTGATGAGCGAGACTGTCACCAGTGTCTCTGGTTACAGCAAGAGTGTCTGGAAGCTGCAG AGAGCCATTTCCATTCTGGAAATAGAGAAGTCCTGGCTGTGGTGCCCAAGAAGAAGGCAGAGATCTGGCTGCTTCTTGTCTGTGAGCCTTGATGATAAGAAAGATGAGAGATGGTGTTTCAG GCATCATGTAGTGCTAGATGTCTACTGCCTTGTGTTACAGCCAGGAGACTGTCCTTCTCTCTTCCACGGCCCCTTTCTCCTGGAATGGGGCCCTTTGACCTGCAAGCTGGATCCTGAAAGGAAAGCCGCTGGACTCAGTCTGAGTGGTTTGTCAGTTGCAGTGGAATTACCAAATCAAATGCCCCCTGGCCTTGCCTACGCTAGTACTGTACTGTTTCCACTGATGTTCGCAATGCTGGATGCTGTGGTGTAG